GGTCGTCGTCGGCTGCCTGATGGTCGGCCAGCTCGCCTATCTGGCGGGGGCGTTCCACCTGCAAAGAGGGGAACTCTCAATGCAGGACGACGCTGACGGCGAACCAGGCAAGCACAGCCAACGCCGTATCGGCGACCAGAACGAGTAGGGCCAGGCCCAGCCACGAGGGAACTTTCCTGCGCCGCCGGAGCATCTTGCGGCGCGACCACGGCCGACCCAGCAGCAACAGCGGAGCGCATCTGACCGCAACGCCGGCTGCGCTATCTTGAAACACCATGGGGCTCATTGCGGGACACCTTCAATGCTAATCGTCGCAGTGTGGATTCGTTAGCAAGAGCGGTGCCAGTGCGGAGCGGGCGTGACCGTTGCGGGGATTTGGAGCGGCCCTAGTGTGGCACTGAAACACACGAACCGATGTGACAGGCCCCAAGCAAAATGTGGCGGGATCGGTGATCCGGTCTTTTTCATTGTGAACCATTTGGCGGGCAACGTCGTCGAAGGAGCATCTCCACGAGACAATGCCCCATGAACATGATCGTCCTGATGACCGCCGCCGGCGCCCCGCTCGCGATGCTCGGCCTGTCGACGCCGGTCGCGCCGGAGCGCAACTGCATCTTCATGATCCATCCGCAGATCACCCCGGCCGTGTTCGAGAGCAAGGAAGGAAAGATCGTCTTTCCCGACCGGCCGACCGAATATCCGTGCAGCTACGCCAAAAAGAAGAGCGGAGTGGACGTCGCGTTCACCAACCAGAATGGCTGGCGCTTCGAGGTGCGTATTGGCCGCGGCGACGAAGGTCGCTGGAAAGCCAGTCTCGCCGACGATGCGGTCTCGGGCCGCGCGTTCTCGCCATTCGGCGACGGAAAATAAAAAGGCCGGATCAACGATCCGGCCTTTGTTGTTTCTGCGTCCTCGGAAGACCGTCAGGCCGCCGTCTTCTTCGGCGCGAACCGGCCGTAGAAGGTTTCGCCCTTCGCCGCCATCTCCTCGAGCAGCTTCGGCGGGGTGAAGCGCGAGCCGTATTTCGCCTCGAGCTTGTGGCAGAGCTCGACGAACTTCTTCGTGCCCATGAAGTCGATGTAGGACAGCGTACCGCCGGTGAACGGCGCGAAGCCAAAGCCGAGGATCGAGCCGACATCCGCCTCGCGCGGATCGGTGATGACGTGGTCCTCGACCGTGCGCGCGGCTTCCACCGCCTGCACCACCAGGAAGCGCTGCTTCAGCTCCTCGACGTCGAGCGTATCAGGGTCGAGCTGCTTCGGCTGCAGCGCCGAGAGGCCCGGCCACAGGCTCTTCGAGCCCTTGCCCTTCTCGGGATAGTCGTAAAAACCCTTGCTGTTCTTGCGGCCGAGGCGGCCCTGGTTCTCGACCATCTCCACCATCAGCTTTTTCTGATCGGGGTTGATGGCGTTGGGGCCGAGATCGGCTTCGGTGGCCTTCATGATCTTGAGGCCGAGATCGAGCGCGACCTCGTCCGACAGCGAGAGCGGGCCGACCGGCATGCCGGCCATCTTGGCGCAGTTCTCGATCATCGCCGGCGGCACGCCTTCGAGGAACATCTCGTTGCCTTCGGCGACGTAGCGGCCGACGCAGCGATTGGCGAAGAAGCCGCGGCTGTCGTTGACCACGATCGGCGTCTTGCCGATCTGACGGACATAGTCGAGCGCGGTCGCGAGCGCGACGTCGCCGGTGTTCTTGCCGAGGATGATCTCGACCAGCATCATCTTCTCGACAGGCGAGAAGAAGTGGATGCCGACGAACTTGCCCTGGTCCTTGAAGCTCTCGGCCAGCGAGGTGATCGGCAGGGTCGAGGTGTTCGACGCGAAGATCACGTCCGGCTTGAGATATTCCTGCGCCTTGGCGAAGGTTTCGGCCTTGACCTTGCGGTCCTCGAACACGGCCTCGATGACGAGGTCGACGTCCTTCAGCGCCGCGTAGTCAGCCGTCGGCGTGATGCGCGCGAGCAGCGCTTCGGCATCCGTCGGCTTGGCGCGGCCCTTCTTGATCTGCTCCTCGATCACCTTCTGCGCGTGCGCCTTGCCCTTGTCGGCGCTTTCCTGGTCGCGGTCGATCAGCACGACGTCGAGGCCGGCGCGGGCCGAGACGTAGCCGACGCTCGCGCCCATGAAGCCTGCGCCGATCACGGCGATCTTCTTGACCTTGGTCGCGGGCACGTCCTTCGGACGGCGCGCGCCCTTGTTCAGCTCCTGCATCGACAGGAACAGGCTGCGGATCATCGCAGCCGCCTCCTTCGAGCGCAGCACCGAGGTGAAGTACCGCGACTCGACGCGAAGTGCGGCGTCGATCGGCAGCTGGAGGCCTTCATAGACGCAGCTCATGATCGCGCGCGCGGCCGGATAATTGTCGTAGGTCTCGCGGCGATAGATCGCGTTGCCGGCCGGGAACATCATCATGCCGGCTTTGGAGAACACGGGGCCGCCGGGCAGCTTGAAGCCCTTCTCGTCCCAGGGCGCGACAGCCTTGCCGCCGCCCTTGATCCAGTCCTTCGCGGCCTTGATGAGATCGGCGGCGGGAACGATGGCGTGGATCAGGTTCAGCGCCTTCGCCTTCTCGACGGTAACAGGATCGCCCTTGAGCAGGATCGTCATCGCATCCTGCGGCGGCACCAGACGCGGCACGCGCTGCGTGCCACCAGCGCCGGGGAACAGGCCGACCTTGACCTCGGGCAGGCCGAGGCGGGTCTTGGGATTCTCTGCGGCCACGCGATAGTGACAGCACAGCGTGATCTCGAAGCCGCCGCCGAGCGCGAGGCCGTTGATCGCGGCCGCCCACGGCTTGCCGGAGGTTTCGATCGAGCGCAGCACCTGCGAGAACCGGCGGCTCTGGTCGAACAGCATCTGGTTCGCGGCGGTCTCGCCCTGCTCCTTCAGAACCTTGGCATAGGCCTGGTTCATGCCTTCGAGCATGGAGAGGTCAGCACCCGCGCAGAACGCGTCCTTGGCCGAAGTGATGACGACACCCTTCACCGCGGCGTCGGCCGTGGTTGCCTTGACGATCGCGTCGAGCTCGCTGGTCGAGGTCTCGTCGAGCACGTTCATCGAACGGCCCGGGATGTCCCAGGTGACGAGCGCGATGCCGTCGGAATCGGTCTCAACCTTAAAATTCTTGTAAGCCATGTTGGTTGCTCCCTATCCTTAGACGCGCTCGATGATGGTCGCGGTGCCCATGCCGCCGCCGATGCACAGCGTCACCAGCGCGGTGGACTTGTTGGTGCGCTCGAGCTCGTCGAGCACGGTGCCGAGGATCATCGCACCGGTGGCGCCGAGCGGATGGCCGAGCGCGATCGCGCCGCCATTGACGTTGATCTTGGCGTTGTCGATGTCGAAGGCCTGGATGTAGCGCAGCACCACCGAGGCGAAGGCCTCGTTGAGCTCGAACAGGTCGATGTCCGACTTCTTCATGCCGGAGCGCGCGAACAGCTTCTCGGTGACGTCGACCGGACCGGTCAGCATCATCGCCGGCTCCGAGCCGATGTTGGCGAAGGCGCGGATCTTTGCCCGCGGCTTGAGGCCATACTTGCTGGCTGCCTCCTTGCTGCCGAGCAGCACGGCGCCGGCGCCGTCGACGATGCCGGAGGAGTTGCCGGCGTGGTGCACGTAATTGACGCGCTCGATCTCGGGATGCGACTGCACCGCGACGCCATCGAAGCCGCCCATCTGCGCCATCATCGTGAACGACGGCTGCAGCTGCGCCAGCGACTGCATCGTCGTCGAGGGACGCATGTGCTCGTCCTTGGCGAGGATGGTGAGGCCGTTGATATCCTTCACCGGCACCACGGACTTGTTGAAGCGGCCTTCGTCCCAGGCTTTGCCGGCGCGCTGCTGGCTCTGCACGGCGTAGGCGTCGACGTCATCGCGCGAGAAGCCATACTTGGTGGCGATCAGGTCGGCCGAGACGCCCTGCGGCATGAAATAGGCGGGCACCGCCATCGACGGGTCCATCGGCCAGGCGCCGCCGGAGGCGCCGATGCCGACGCGGCTCATCGATTCGGCACCGCCGCCGATCACCAGCTCATGCTGGCCGCTCATCACCTGAGCTGCGGCAAAATTCACGGCGTCGAGGCCAGAGGCGCAGAAGCGGCTGATCTGCACGCCCGGCACGGCTTCGCCGAGACCTGCTTTCAGCGCCGCGAAGCGCGCGATGTCGGAGCCGGCTTCGCCGACCGGATCGACCACGCCGAGCACGACGTCGTCGACGGAATCTTCCGGCAGGTTGTTGCGGTCCTTCAGCGCCTTCAGCGGCACCGTGGCGAGCGCCAGCGCGGTGACTTCGTGCAGCGCGCCGTCCGGCTTGCCGCGGCCGCGGGGGGTACGAACGTGGTCGTAGATGAATGCCTCAGGCATGACGCCCTCCTGATCTGTTGTTCAAATTTCGACGGCGCGGAAGCAGCCTCAGAACGCTTCCGCCGGCAGTTCCATGATGGTGGCGCAGCCGGACTGGATGCGCGCGAGATTGGCCGCGGTCTCCGGCAGCATCCGCTCCATGAAGAAGCGGCCGGTGACGAGTTTCGTGGAGAGATAGGGGGTGGCGCCCTGCTCGGCAATCTTGACCTGGGTGACCTTGGCCATCTTCGCCCACATGTAGCCGAGGGCGACGAAGCCGAAGAGATGCAAATAGTCGGTCGCGGCCGCACCGGCATTGTCGGGCTTCATCATCGCATTCTGCATCAGCCAGGTGGTGGCCTGCTGGAGATGGCCGAGCGAAGCCGACAGCGGCGTGATGAACGGCTTCATCGCCTCGTCGCCGCCGTTCTCCTTGGCGAAGGCCATGACCTCGCCGAAGAAGGCCATGATGGCGCGGCCGCCGTCGCGCGGCAGCTTGCGGCCGACGAGATCGAGCGCCTGGATGCCGTTGGCGCCTTCATAAATCATCGCGATGCGGGCATCGCGGACGAACTGCTCCATGCCCTGTTCGGCGATATAGCCGTGGCCGCCATACATCTGCTGCGCCTGCACCGCGTTGGCAAAGCCGTAGTCGGTGAGGAAGCCCTTCAGCACCGGCGTCATCAGACCCATGTGGTCGTCGGCGGCCTGGCGGTCCTTCGGGTCCTCGGAGCGATGGGCGACGTCGCTCTTCAGCGCGGTCCACATCACGAAGGCGCGCGCGGCCTCGTTGAAGGCGCGGATCGAGAGCAGCGTGCGGCGCACGTCGGGATGGACGATGATCGGGTCGGCCGGCTTGTCCGGCGCCTTGGCGCCGGTGAGCGCGCGGCCCTGGATGCGCTCGCGGGCATAGGCAACGGCGTTCTGATAGGCGACCTCGGATTGCGCGAGACCCTGAACGGCGACACCGAGGCGGGCCTCGTTCATCATCACGAACATGCCTTGCATGCCCTTGTTCTCTTCGCCGATCAACCAGCCGGTGGCGTTGTCGTAGTTCATCACGCAGGTGGAGTTGCCGTGGATGCCCATCTTGTGCTCGATCGAGCCGCAGACGACGCCGTTGCGCTGCCCCACCGAGCCATCGGCGTTGACCAGGAATTTCGGCACCACGAACAGTGACACGCCCTTGATGCCGGCGGGCGCGCCCTCGATGCGGGCGAGCACGAGGTGGATGATGTTGTCCGCGAGGTCATGCTCGCCAGCCGAGATGAAGATCTTGGTGCCCGTGATCTTGAAGCTGCCGTCGGCCTGGCGCACCGCCTTGGTGCGGAGCATGCCGAGATCGGTGCCGCAATGCGGCTCGGTCAGGTTCATGGTGCCGGTCCACTCGCCGGCGACCATCTTCGGCACGTAGGTCTGCTTTTGCTCCGGCGAGCCATGAACGATCAGCGCCGCGGTCGCGCCCATGGTGAGGCCGCCATACATCGAGAACGCCATGTTGGCGGAGATCTGGAATTCGTTGACGGCTTGCGAGAGCGTCACCGGCAGGCCCTGGCCGCCGAACTCGGTCGGCGCGGAGAGACCAAGCCAGCCGCCCTCGGCGACCTGCTTGAAGGCGTCCTTAAAACCCTTCGGCGTGGTGACGCTGCCGTCCTCAGTGCGCTTGCAGCCTTCGAGATCGCCGACGCGATTGAGCGGCTGGAGCACCTCTTCGGCGAGCTTGGCGGCCTCGCCCAGGATCGCCTCGCGCACGTCGCTCGAGGCATCGGAGAAGCCGGCGAGGTTGTCGTAGCGGTCGATCTGGAAGACGTCGTTGAGCAGGAAGTTCACGTCTTCGACGGGGGCTTTATAGATCGGCATTGCGTTCTCCCGGCATGGGGCTTGAAGTGGCGGAATTCTCTAGGATTGGGCGGCGAGCTGCTCCGCCATCAGGCGGTGCAGCATGTTGATCGCCTTGAGCGGACGCACCATCACCTTGAAATGGGTGATGCGTCCCTCGGCATCGAAGGTGATGATGTCGACGCCGTTGATCTCGATGCCGTCGATGATGGTCTTGAATTCGAGCACGGCGCCGCTCGCGTTCTTCCACTCCCCGACATAGGTGAAGCCGGGACCACCGAGCACCTTCTCGGCGCTCGCGAGATATTTGAAGGTGATGTCGCGGCCGCGCTGGGGCGAATGCACGACGGGGCTTTCGAACACGGCGTCAGGATGCAGCAGGTCCCAGAGCGCGGCGCGGTCATGGGACTTCATGAAGGCGTACCAGGAATCGAGGCCGGTCATGGTCAGGATGCCTCCCTAGATTAAAGCCTTGGCAAGAAACTCGAAAACAACCCCATGCACAGTAGCGAGGGGTTGATTCGGCTGGGTTTTCCGGTCGGGTCTTGAACCCCGACCTTGGATCACCTCATATGCACATTGACGCATATGCACCAATGCGCATAAAGTCAAGTCAATTGGTCGGGACTTCAAGAAGGAGCTGGTGCCATGGCGCTGGGCGACGCAATCCTCGCATGCCTGACGGAACGTCCGATGACGGGCTACGAGCTCGCCAAGACATTCGACTCCTCGATCGGCTTCTTCTGGAAGGCCGATCACCAACAAATCTACCGCGAACTCTCCAAGCTGCGCGACCGCGGCTATATCCAGGGGCGCGAGGTCGTACAGTCCGGCAAACCCAATAAGCTCATCTATACGCTCACTCCGGAGGGCCGAACAGCGCTGCGGCACTGGGCCGCGCGGCCGAGCACCCCGCCCTCGATCAAGGACGACCTCTTGGTGCGGCTGCATGCGCTCGACAGCATCGATATCGAGCCCATGCGCACCGATTTGATGGACCGGCTGGAGCACCACCGCGACCGTCACGCCAATTACGAGCGCATCCTGAAGAAGCGTTTTCCGGACGGCACGGCGGAGGGCAGGCTCGACCTCGGCAATCTGCTGCTGCTCCGCCTCGGCGCCCGCCACGAGCAGATGGTGGCCGATTTCTGCGAAGAGGCGCTCGAGGCGCTGTCGGCCATGAGCGGCAAAGGCACGGTGGTGCCGCTGGAGGACAGCAAGCGCGAGGGCAAGGGCTAGGCCCGGGCTTAGAACTTCGTCACGACGGGCTTGTCATCCCAGTTGAAGCGGACGTTCACGCCGGCGCGAACGATGTCGTCGGTCAACCGGACATCGCGGGTGCTGACGGTGAGTGCACCAGTCGGGACGGCCGGGTCGACATATCGCTTGCTGCCGAAATCGACGTGAACGTATTCGAGCTTGAAGCTTACCGCGCCCCAGCTATCGGTCCACGCCGCCCATTCGCCGCCGAGACCGGCCGCGAGGGCCGGTGCGGGTCTTGGAGTCCGTGACCTGCCCCTCCGGACTGGACACGGTGACCTCCGTGCCGGCGAATGCGACGCCGGCGGTGCCGTAGATCAGGAACTGATCGATCGCATAGCCGATGCGGCCGCGAAACATGTCGATCCAGCGCTCCCGCGTGCTGCTCAAGGCTGTGCGATTGAAGGGCGGCAGATCCTGCGCGGAGCCGTGCGTGTTGGTCCATGAGGCGTCGTTCTCGAATCCGAGCACCGTCTTCTCGATCTGAAAATCGCAGCCGAAAGCCCCGCCCGCGACCCCGCCGGTGAGATTGAAGGTACCTGTGAGCGTGGGACCGACGGCATCGCCGGCGCGCGCGACGTGCTCGCTCTTGCCCCAGGAGCCGCCACCCTGGACGCCGACATAGCAACTCGTCCAGTTGAAGCCTGCGGGCGCCGGCGCTTTCACCACGGGCTTTGCCGCCGGGGCATCGGCGGCAAAGGCGGACGATACCAGTCCGGCCGCCATCGCGGCCACGAGCAACCATTTCATCTCAGCAACAATCCGCTCAGGCGGAGCGCAAAACGCAAGCGCTCGCTATCCCTGAGACGGGCCGGCGATGCCGGCGGCGAAATTTTTGTCGAAGGCACGCCGGTCGTTCACTCCCTCTCCCGCTTGCGGGAAAGGGTCGGGGTGAGGGCTTTCTCCTCTTGGGGGTTCTCGCCTAAAGGAGCCACCCTCTCCCCAACCCTCTCAGCGCGAGCGAAGCTCGTCGCGCCCCGCACACGGGGGAGGGAGCACACCGACCCCGCGGTGGCGCCGCGGTTCCCGCCGCCCAACTTTAAGACACCGGCGCCGCATTCCTTAACCCGTTATTTACCGTAACAGGAAAAAGTCGGTTTTCGAGGCAGACGACCCGCGCCAAATCCGATTGTCTTTGCAACCGGCACGCGAGGGAAGGCTGGAGGCGCCGGGGTGGGGCGCTGAAGTCGGAACCGGACAGAGTCATGAATTCGCGCGTATCGTGGAGTGTTGACGGCATCGATCCATCCGTCAGGGAGCGGGCCGAAGCTGCTGCGCGTCGTGCCGGCATGTCACTCAACGATTGGCTGAACTCCACGCTCGGCGAGACTGCACCGCCGAGCTTTCGCCCGCCTTACGATCAGCGCCAGCAACAGCAGCACATGCCGAGTCAGGAGAGCCGCGAAGTCGCGGACATTCACCAGCGGCTCGA
The genomic region above belongs to Bradyrhizobium arachidis and contains:
- a CDS encoding acetyl-CoA C-acetyltransferase; the encoded protein is MPEAFIYDHVRTPRGRGKPDGALHEVTALALATVPLKALKDRNNLPEDSVDDVVLGVVDPVGEAGSDIARFAALKAGLGEAVPGVQISRFCASGLDAVNFAAAQVMSGQHELVIGGGAESMSRVGIGASGGAWPMDPSMAVPAYFMPQGVSADLIATKYGFSRDDVDAYAVQSQQRAGKAWDEGRFNKSVVPVKDINGLTILAKDEHMRPSTTMQSLAQLQPSFTMMAQMGGFDGVAVQSHPEIERVNYVHHAGNSSGIVDGAGAVLLGSKEAASKYGLKPRAKIRAFANIGSEPAMMLTGPVDVTEKLFARSGMKKSDIDLFELNEAFASVVLRYIQAFDIDNAKINVNGGAIALGHPLGATGAMILGTVLDELERTNKSTALVTLCIGGGMGTATIIERV
- a CDS encoding acyl-CoA dehydrogenase C-terminal domain-containing protein; this translates as MPIYKAPVEDVNFLLNDVFQIDRYDNLAGFSDASSDVREAILGEAAKLAEEVLQPLNRVGDLEGCKRTEDGSVTTPKGFKDAFKQVAEGGWLGLSAPTEFGGQGLPVTLSQAVNEFQISANMAFSMYGGLTMGATAALIVHGSPEQKQTYVPKMVAGEWTGTMNLTEPHCGTDLGMLRTKAVRQADGSFKITGTKIFISAGEHDLADNIIHLVLARIEGAPAGIKGVSLFVVPKFLVNADGSVGQRNGVVCGSIEHKMGIHGNSTCVMNYDNATGWLIGEENKGMQGMFVMMNEARLGVAVQGLAQSEVAYQNAVAYARERIQGRALTGAKAPDKPADPIIVHPDVRRTLLSIRAFNEAARAFVMWTALKSDVAHRSEDPKDRQAADDHMGLMTPVLKGFLTDYGFANAVQAQQMYGGHGYIAEQGMEQFVRDARIAMIYEGANGIQALDLVGRKLPRDGGRAIMAFFGEVMAFAKENGGDEAMKPFITPLSASLGHLQQATTWLMQNAMMKPDNAGAAATDYLHLFGFVALGYMWAKMAKVTQVKIAEQGATPYLSTKLVTGRFFMERMLPETAANLARIQSGCATIMELPAEAF
- a CDS encoding FAD-dependent oxidoreductase — its product is MAYKNFKVETDSDGIALVTWDIPGRSMNVLDETSTSELDAIVKATTADAAVKGVVITSAKDAFCAGADLSMLEGMNQAYAKVLKEQGETAANQMLFDQSRRFSQVLRSIETSGKPWAAAINGLALGGGFEITLCCHYRVAAENPKTRLGLPEVKVGLFPGAGGTQRVPRLVPPQDAMTILLKGDPVTVEKAKALNLIHAIVPAADLIKAAKDWIKGGGKAVAPWDEKGFKLPGGPVFSKAGMMMFPAGNAIYRRETYDNYPAARAIMSCVYEGLQLPIDAALRVESRYFTSVLRSKEAAAMIRSLFLSMQELNKGARRPKDVPATKVKKIAVIGAGFMGASVGYVSARAGLDVVLIDRDQESADKGKAHAQKVIEEQIKKGRAKPTDAEALLARITPTADYAALKDVDLVIEAVFEDRKVKAETFAKAQEYLKPDVIFASNTSTLPITSLAESFKDQGKFVGIHFFSPVEKMMLVEIILGKNTGDVALATALDYVRQIGKTPIVVNDSRGFFANRCVGRYVAEGNEMFLEGVPPAMIENCAKMAGMPVGPLSLSDEVALDLGLKIMKATEADLGPNAINPDQKKLMVEMVENQGRLGRKNSKGFYDYPEKGKGSKSLWPGLSALQPKQLDPDTLDVEELKQRFLVVQAVEAARTVEDHVITDPREADVGSILGFGFAPFTGGTLSYIDFMGTKKFVELCHKLEAKYGSRFTPPKLLEEMAAKGETFYGRFAPKKTAA
- a CDS encoding PadR family transcriptional regulator; the encoded protein is MALGDAILACLTERPMTGYELAKTFDSSIGFFWKADHQQIYRELSKLRDRGYIQGREVVQSGKPNKLIYTLTPEGRTALRHWAARPSTPPSIKDDLLVRLHALDSIDIEPMRTDLMDRLEHHRDRHANYERILKKRFPDGTAEGRLDLGNLLLLRLGARHEQMVADFCEEALEALSAMSGKGTVVPLEDSKREGKG
- a CDS encoding outer membrane protein, with the protein product MKWLLVAAMAAGLVSSAFAADAPAAKPVVKAPAPAGFNWTSCYVGVQGGGSWGKSEHVARAGDAVGPTLTGTFNLTGGVAGGAFGCDFQIEKTVLGFENDASWTNTHGSAQDLPPFNRTALSSTRERWIDMFRGRIGYAIDQFLIYGTAGVAFAGTEVTVSSPEGQVTDSKTRTGPRGRSRRRMGGVDR
- a CDS encoding nuclear transport factor 2 family protein, with translation MTGLDSWYAFMKSHDRAALWDLLHPDAVFESPVVHSPQRGRDITFKYLASAEKVLGGPGFTYVGEWKNASGAVLEFKTIIDGIEINGVDIITFDAEGRITHFKVMVRPLKAINMLHRLMAEQLAAQS